Sequence from the Bacillus sp. es.036 genome:
AAACTCTTCAAAGTATGTCGGATGAAAGAGCAGCTTAGCTAATTTTTTCCCAAGCTCAATGCGATCTTTTGTATGTCGGAAACGACTGACAGACAAACCGTATAACTCACCTCTCATAGTTGGAAAAAGTACCGTACTAAAATGAAACCAATCTTGAATTGTAAAAAAGAAAGAATGAAAAACTTCTTTTGCATACGTATGATGTTCCATTACTGGCGCTTCAATCACGTGCTGTTCATTTATAATTAGCGCCGTCATTAAACGCTCTTCATCACCAGTTTGAAAAAACTTTTCCCATTCCCGCAAAATAAAATTCGATATTCCTAATTTTTGTCCAAGATCAAAAAAAGGTTTATTTCTTCTTTTGCTAACTTCGTATAGCATAAGCTGTGGCGCTGCATCATCAAATATTGTCCAATTCGCGCGTTCATATGTCATGAAGAAGTTGATTAATTGTTTCTTCGTTAATGCTTTTGGAAACCACTCTCCTTGTAAATCACACATACTCCAACCTGCATTCCGAGAAACCATTGAAGCTAAAAATGCCCATTTAATTTCTGGATTCCGTTGATAATAGTGATGATAAAATACGGTACGTGAAATATTATCCCTATTCCACTTTTTCGTTTCTCTTCTAATTTGACGAATGATCTCCAACGCGTTTTTCACAACATTTTTCACCTGCTTGAAACATTTTTGTCGTACAACTCGTATTAAGTAAAGTAAAATAGATTCAGTGCACCTTCGAAATAGAAAGGATGATTAACGTGCCGATTCGATATCCGAACGGAAAGCCGTACGTCCCTTCGGCTCAGAATCAGCTGGCAAGTCAAAAACAAAAGTCATATAGCAATCGAGGTATGACACTAGAAGAGGATATTAATCAGAGTAATACGTATTATCTCTCAACAGGTAAAGCCGTTATTCACAAAAAGCCTACCCCCGTACAAATTGTTAATGTTGATTATCCGAAACGGAGTGCGGCTGTTATTAAAGAAGCTTACTTCAAACAGGCTTCGACTACCGATTATAATGGAGTCTATAAAGGAAAATACATCGATTTTGAAGCCAAAGAAACGAAGAACAAAACGTCCTTCCCTTTAAATAATTTTCATGAACATCAGATCAGTCATATGAAACAAGTGCATGATCATGATGGAATTTGTTTTGTCCTTCTCCGCTTTTCAATCACCGATGAGGTTTTTTTACTTGACGCAGTTGCTCTCTTTTCTCATTGGCAATTAATGAAAGATGGCGGCAGGAAATCGATTAAAAAACAAGAGATTGAAAAAGAAGGCACACATATCCCATATACCTTTCAGCCACGCATTGACTATCTGAAAATTATTGATAAAATGTATTTCAGCTAATGAAGTCTTCTATTTAATTCATAAAACAATGGATTCATTCGAATCCTATTACTAGTACAGGTTTGAAAGGCAGGAATATTCATGAGTGAATATCAATCACGTCAAGAAAGACGTAAAACAAGTAGTAAGAAGCAGAAAGCTCCCAAAAAATCAGGTAAGAAAAGCATTTTCAAAAAAATCTTTCTTACATTAGTTGTTTTATTTCTAGTCGGTTTAGTCGCTGGAGGCATAACAGCAATTGCCTATATCAATAGTGCACCGGAGCTTGATCCTGATAAGCTTACAAATCCACAGTCATCTGTCATTCTTGACCGAGATGATGAAGAGGTTCAAACAATCGAAGGTGCTGATGCAAGAGAAGTAGCAAAAATCGATGAAATACCAGATGTTCTAAAAAGTGCGTTTGTCTCAGTTGAAGATACTCGTTTCTATGAACACTTTGGTATTGACCCAAGAAGAATTGGTGGAGCCGTTCTTGCAAACATTACAAACGGTTTTGGAGCTGAAGGAGCCAGTACAATTACGCAACAGGTAATTAAAAACTCTCTTTTAACATCTGAAAAATCGTTAGAACGAAAAGTTCAAGAAGCTTATTTATCCATTAAGCTTGAGCAAGAATATTCAAAAGATCAAATTCTCGAAATGTATTTGAATAAGATCTATTTCGGTAACGGAGCTTGGGGTGTTGTCGATGCCGCCGAAACATACTTTGGCAAAAACATTACTGAAGAGGAATTAACACCAGGTGAGGCTGCACTTCTTGCAGGTCTACCACAACGTCCTACTTACTACAATCCATATGAATATCCAGATCAAGCTGAACAGCGTCGAAATGTTGTTCTTAGCTTAATGGAAAAGCAGGGTGTTATTACTGCCGAAGAAGCTGATAAATATCAGGCTGAAAAGGTTAGTGATATGATTGTAGCCCTTACGGAAGAGAAAGAAAACGATCAATATAAAGTCTTTATGGACCAAGTTGTCAAAGAACTGCGCGATCGAGATGATATTTCTGAAAAAGATATTTACTCAGGTGGACTTGAAATTTATACAACACTTGATACTCGCGCTCAGGATATTACGTCTAATGTGATTGCAAACTATCCATATTCAAATGAAGATATGCGTTCAGGTCTTGTCCTAATGGATACGAAGACTGGTTCTATCCGCGCAATTGGTGAAACTCGGAAAGATGAGAGTGTCATCACGTACGCTACAACTGGCCAGTTTCAGCCAGGATCAACGGCTAAGCCAATCATTGCTTACGGACCTGCCATTGAAAACAAGCAGTGGTCAACTGGCCGATCCATTAAAGATGAGCCATTACAAATAGGTGATGCAAATATCCGAAACTGGGACCGCGAATACCGTGGTCAGGTTTCGATGAGACGTGCTCTTGAAATGTCTTATAACGTACCGGCTGTAAACACGTTCCTTGAAGTTGGAGAAAAACCTGCTCAAGAGTTCGCAAATAAACTTGGTATGGGACTAGAAGATAGCGATATGGTTCCTACCGCTGCGATTGGAACATTTAGCACTTCTCCCCTCCAAATGACTGGTGCATATGCGGCATTTGGTAATGGTGGAACGTACAACGAACCACATACCGTTCGAAAAGTGGTCTTCCCGGATGGAAAAGAAATTAATGTTGAGCCTGAACCGGAGAAGGCAATGAATGATTATACTGCTTATATGATTAGCGATATGCTAAAATCGGTTGTCGATGAAGGAACAGGAACGGATGCCAAAATACCTGGTCTACCTGTTGCCGGTAAAACTGGTACAACAAACCACGATTCGGCTGTCGTTCAGCAACAAGGGTTTCCTACCTCAGGAATTGTAAAAGATGCCTGGTTTGCTGGATACACGACTGAATACTCGATGGCCGTTTGGACAGGATACAACGAACCAAATGCCCACTATCTTGATTCAAATAAAGGGGAAGACGATACGTCTAAACTGATATTTAAAGAAATTATGAGCCAAGTATCAGAAGGCATTAACACGGCTGACTTCCAGAAACCTGATTCTGTTGTAGAAGTTGGCGTAGAAAAAAGTACGGGGCTTCTTCCAAGTGACTACACACCGAAAGATCAAATCGTGTATGAACTTTTTGTAAAAGGAAGCACGCCAGAAAAAACGTCTACCAAATACGAACAACCTGATGGCGTAAAAGGTCTATCTGCCCAGTACAATGCTGATTCTAATAGCCTTGCCCTTTCTTGGCAGCCTGGTGAAGATAAATCCTTCACCTATAAAGTCGAAATGGCTGTAAACGGCGGTGGCTATCAAGGGTTGACGGAAACCGGTGACACTGGATTTACCGTACAAAATGTTGAAAAAGGTAGCGAATATAAATTTAAAGTAACAGCCGTATCAGATTCAGGCGTTTCAACGAAACCAGCTGAAACTTCTGTATCAGTTCCGAAAGAAGAAGAATCAGAGGAGCCTGAAGAGCCGGCAGAAGAAGAAAATCCTGAAGAAGAAGGCGAAACACCACCTGAAGAAGGAAGTAATGACCAAGGTGAAGACGGTAGCGGCGACACCGAAGGGAATCAGGGAGATGAAGAAGAGCCTCCTGCCGATGATCAAGGTGGAAATGCTGGCGGTGGAGAGGATCAAGGGAACCAGGGCAACAACGGTTCAGGAGGTAATGGTGAAGATGGTTCTGGTAACAATGCTGGAACAACTGAGCCTGATAATCCTGAAGATACCGAGAATACTGAAGAACCCGCTCCAGAGGGAGACGCTCCAGCTAATACTCCACCTGCAAATGAAAACGAATAAAGTTCAAAAGCCCACTCTGCGTATACGCAGAGTGGGCTTTTCTTTCTTATTTACATCACTGCTAACTATTCTTTACTTACCACGCGCTCGCTGCTTCATTCGTTTTTGTCCTTCTCGACATAGTTCCAATAGCGGACAAATTTCACACTGTGGAGATTGCGCTTTACAATGGTACCTTCCGAAGAAAATAAAGCGATGATGAGACACAGACCACTCTTCTTCTGGAATTTTCCGCATGAGCGTTTTCTCTACTTCAAGTACTGAGTCCTTCCATCTGCAAATTCCGAGACGCTTGCTCACTCTCTCAACATGCGTATCAACAGCAATGGCAGGTACGTTGAAAGCAACGGAAGCAATCACGTTCGCAGTTTTTCGGCCTACCCCTGCTAACGCCATTAATTCGTCTCTCGTCTCAGGAAGGACACCGTTATACTGTTCTACAACGGTTCTTGCTAGCTTTTTAATATTTTTCGCTTTGTTTCGAAACAAGCCAATGCGTCTTATATCATTTTCTAGCTCCTCAATCGGCACATGAAGAAAATCCTCTGCCCTATTGTATTTCTCAAATAGGCCCGGCGTTACCTTATTAACAAGAGCATCTGTACACTGAGCCGATAGCACCACAGCAATGGCAAGTTCAAAAGGTGTCGAATGATTCAATTCACAGTGCGCATCAGGGAACATCTCTCCCATTGTTTCAAGAACAGTTTGTATTTGGGCTTTCGTTAACAACAGTCCAACTTCCTTTCTTCCGTTCGCAACGTTTTTTATTTCTTCACAAACAAAAAACGGAAGCCACACTTCCGCTTTCTTGATACGTATTTATCGTCCAAGCCAATTATAGATTGGCGCACTTTGATTTGAATCATTTTTCGTTTCTGTTTTAGCAGGCGATTTTTTATCGTACTGATGCTTTCGAAACTTTTCGCCATAGGCCCTCGCCTGTTCTACCGTTTTGATGCCATTTCGTTTCCATTCAAAAAGAATTCGGTCAATGTAGCGGAAGTTTAACTTACCACCGAGCACAGCTTCTTTTAACGCAGCTTTGATCAGCTCTGCATCATGCTTGTCAGCATCAATCCACATCGCAAGCGTCTCACATTCAATTGGCGAAAGCGGCCTTGCAAACTCACGCTCAAATAACGTATAAAGACTTTCTTCTTGCTCCATGTTTTTCGCTGCAGATTTTTCTGCTTCTTCCTGCTCGATTGCTTTAAAAATTCTTTCCCACAATGGAAGAAGCGAATAGGCTTCTGAATAATAACTTTTCAGATCATTCTGGTGTTCTTCAATTGTTAAAACACCTTTTTGCATCAGCTGCTGTATTTTATCCAAACAAGCTTGAGGCGAATAGGTCATCGCTGATGCAAGCTCTTCTGGCGTTGGAAAAGTGTTTCCCTGATCAATAAAACTGTGTAGCTTAATTAAAAAGAAAGTATCCTCTTCTTGCAAACCAATGTCAACATAGTGGTTTAACAACAATCTTGGTACTGAAACATTTCCTTCGTTCATCATATGAATGATTTGTTCCTTCTTCATCCCATCCACCTCTACCTTTCATTATAGCATGCCGGCATTTTGTGATGGGAGTAGAAAAAAATGCCTTTGCTACGTGCAATACATTTTTTAATCTATCCTCTAACAATATCCATCTTTGGTACTTTAAATGCTTCTAACTTCGGCAATTTTTCAGATAAAGACGCTTCTCTCATAACGAAAGAAGCGTCAGCTTTGTTAGTTTATCATGGATATAGACGATTTAAAAGACGTGGGAACGGAATTGTTTCACGAACATGTTCCACACCTGAAAGCCAGGCAACCGTTCGCTCTAAACCAAGACCGAATCCTGAATGTGGAACAGAACCATAACGACGCAGTTCAAGATACCACTTATAAGCATCGTCTGTTAAGCCGTGTTCCTCGTAGCGTTTTTCCATAAGAGATAAATCATCGATTCGTTGACTACCTCCGATAATTTCACCATAGCCTTCAGGTGCAATTAAGTCAGCACATAAAACGACCTCTTCGCGTTCAGGATCTGGTTTCATATAAAAGGCCTTAATATCTTTCGGGTAGTTCGTAATAAAGACTGGCTTCTCGAAACTTTCAGCAATGGCTGTCTCATGAGGTGCACCAAAGTCTTCGCCCCACTCAATATCCGTAAATCCTTTATCTTTCAATAAAGTAATGGCATCATCGTAAGAAATACGTGGGAACGGCGCTTGAATCGCTTCAAGTTTTGAAATATCTCGCTCGAGCGTTTTTAATTCTAGTTGACAATTTTCTAGTACTGATTTCACAAGGAAGCTCACATATTGTTCTTGAACCTCAAGACTCTCATCGTGATCCATAAACGCCATCTCAGGTTCAATCATCCAGAACTCAATTAAGTGACGACGGGTTTTGGATTTTTCAGCACGGAACGTTGGACCAAAGGAAAAAACGCGTCCAAAGGCCATTGCAGCTGC
This genomic interval carries:
- a CDS encoding DUF2515 family protein, with protein sequence MKNALEIIRQIRRETKKWNRDNISRTVFYHHYYQRNPEIKWAFLASMVSRNAGWSMCDLQGEWFPKALTKKQLINFFMTYERANWTIFDDAAPQLMLYEVSKRRNKPFFDLGQKLGISNFILREWEKFFQTGDEERLMTALIINEQHVIEAPVMEHHTYAKEVFHSFFFTIQDWFHFSTVLFPTMRGELYGLSVSRFRHTKDRIELGKKLAKLLFHPTYFEEFYRFATNTYPTGARFDYERYMNKKREGKMLRQVYPLIHHHRKERQDWYHGQSLVKKMLKNDVTLPAELALSDWYEKKRSEIRIAVEIENLLMKKSRR
- the recU gene encoding Holliday junction resolvase RecU → MPIRYPNGKPYVPSAQNQLASQKQKSYSNRGMTLEEDINQSNTYYLSTGKAVIHKKPTPVQIVNVDYPKRSAAVIKEAYFKQASTTDYNGVYKGKYIDFEAKETKNKTSFPLNNFHEHQISHMKQVHDHDGICFVLLRFSITDEVFLLDAVALFSHWQLMKDGGRKSIKKQEIEKEGTHIPYTFQPRIDYLKIIDKMYFS
- a CDS encoding PBP1A family penicillin-binding protein, producing MSEYQSRQERRKTSSKKQKAPKKSGKKSIFKKIFLTLVVLFLVGLVAGGITAIAYINSAPELDPDKLTNPQSSVILDRDDEEVQTIEGADAREVAKIDEIPDVLKSAFVSVEDTRFYEHFGIDPRRIGGAVLANITNGFGAEGASTITQQVIKNSLLTSEKSLERKVQEAYLSIKLEQEYSKDQILEMYLNKIYFGNGAWGVVDAAETYFGKNITEEELTPGEAALLAGLPQRPTYYNPYEYPDQAEQRRNVVLSLMEKQGVITAEEADKYQAEKVSDMIVALTEEKENDQYKVFMDQVVKELRDRDDISEKDIYSGGLEIYTTLDTRAQDITSNVIANYPYSNEDMRSGLVLMDTKTGSIRAIGETRKDESVITYATTGQFQPGSTAKPIIAYGPAIENKQWSTGRSIKDEPLQIGDANIRNWDREYRGQVSMRRALEMSYNVPAVNTFLEVGEKPAQEFANKLGMGLEDSDMVPTAAIGTFSTSPLQMTGAYAAFGNGGTYNEPHTVRKVVFPDGKEINVEPEPEKAMNDYTAYMISDMLKSVVDEGTGTDAKIPGLPVAGKTGTTNHDSAVVQQQGFPTSGIVKDAWFAGYTTEYSMAVWTGYNEPNAHYLDSNKGEDDTSKLIFKEIMSQVSEGINTADFQKPDSVVEVGVEKSTGLLPSDYTPKDQIVYELFVKGSTPEKTSTKYEQPDGVKGLSAQYNADSNSLALSWQPGEDKSFTYKVEMAVNGGGYQGLTETGDTGFTVQNVEKGSEYKFKVTAVSDSGVSTKPAETSVSVPKEEESEEPEEPAEEENPEEEGETPPEEGSNDQGEDGSGDTEGNQGDEEEPPADDQGGNAGGGEDQGNQGNNGSGGNGEDGSGNNAGTTEPDNPEDTENTEEPAPEGDAPANTPPANENE
- the nth gene encoding endonuclease III — its product is MLTKAQIQTVLETMGEMFPDAHCELNHSTPFELAIAVVLSAQCTDALVNKVTPGLFEKYNRAEDFLHVPIEELENDIRRIGLFRNKAKNIKKLARTVVEQYNGVLPETRDELMALAGVGRKTANVIASVAFNVPAIAVDTHVERVSKRLGICRWKDSVLEVEKTLMRKIPEEEWSVSHHRFIFFGRYHCKAQSPQCEICPLLELCREGQKRMKQRARGK
- a CDS encoding DnaD domain-containing protein; its protein translation is MKKEQIIHMMNEGNVSVPRLLLNHYVDIGLQEEDTFFLIKLHSFIDQGNTFPTPEELASAMTYSPQACLDKIQQLMQKGVLTIEEHQNDLKSYYSEAYSLLPLWERIFKAIEQEEAEKSAAKNMEQEESLYTLFEREFARPLSPIECETLAMWIDADKHDAELIKAALKEAVLGGKLNFRYIDRILFEWKRNGIKTVEQARAYGEKFRKHQYDKKSPAKTETKNDSNQSAPIYNWLGR
- the asnS gene encoding asparagine--tRNA ligase, with the translated sequence MKTTISNVNKQVEQTVTIGAWLHNKRSSGKIQFLQLRDGTGFIQGVMVKKEVSEEAWETAKNLTQESSVWVTGVVREDDRSQSGYELTVTNVELIHEAIDYPITPKEHGTEFLMDNRHLWIRSRRQNAILRIRNEIIRATYQFFNENDFVKIDPPILTGSSAEGTTDLFHTKYFEEDAYLSQSGQLYMEAAAMAFGRVFSFGPTFRAEKSKTRRHLIEFWMIEPEMAFMDHDESLEVQEQYVSFLVKSVLENCQLELKTLERDISKLEAIQAPFPRISYDDAITLLKDKGFTDIEWGEDFGAPHETAIAESFEKPVFITNYPKDIKAFYMKPDPEREEVVLCADLIAPEGYGEIIGGSQRIDDLSLMEKRYEEHGLTDDAYKWYLELRRYGSVPHSGFGLGLERTVAWLSGVEHVRETIPFPRLLNRLYP